From Aegilops tauschii subsp. strangulata cultivar AL8/78 chromosome 5, Aet v6.0, whole genome shotgun sequence:
CCATTTACAGCGAGGAATAACTTGAGTGGAAGTAGATGCCCACCACCAGCTATACGGACCTTTTGCATCTTAGGTAGTGGCTCTTGTCCTACTAGTTGTGTTGCCAAGCGAGCACTGACCAAGGAATGAGAACTGCCAGAGTCCACTGTATGCTCAGCTATCTGACAATCTACGCGAATGGCACCATTTGTTGTTTGCGCCTCTGCTGACAAAACCTAAGTTCAATATTGCTGCCCTCACAATCAGCATTGTCAACTGAATAGAATTCAAGTATTTCTTGGACAATATGCAACTCAACAGTAGTATTGCACTTCGCCACAGATGAAGCAAATCCCTTTGCTCTTCGGTAAGCCTTCAATGTTGCCAGCTTGTCATCTCCAACAGGGCTGCTCTTGAAATTGTCATTTCTCTTTGGCTATCCAGGAATTCGAGTGCTGGCTTGCTTGCTCTGACAGTAAGACTTAGAAGTAACACTGGACCGACGATTGGGCGAATAAAAGTCAGCATCAAACTCCCCCATCTCTTCGTGCACAACAGCAATAGGATATGCAGCATCTGAATCGGCGGGCCTTTGAACAACAACAATCGTACGAACATTGTATCCTAAACAAATCTAGTCATATAATGAGGCATATCAGGATCAGGCTCATAGGCTGTCAACTGGTCCATAAGTTCAGAAAATTGTCCGATATAATCTTCGACAGAAAATTGTTCAAAGATATAGCCAAGGCACGCCAAGGATCCTCATAGCAGTCCCCATCGATCTGCCGACGCCTAACCTGCATGTACTACGTGCTTCCTCCATCTCGAAATAAGTGTCGCTAATTTAGTACTGTCAGTCTATCACCTTATTTTGGGACGGATGGAGTACAAAGCAGACAAAAATTTGGATCTGGCAAAAGCCTCGCAAAGTAGTAAGGAAATTGGAGAGGAGCCATTGAATCATCCATGGTGGGCATCCCAACGGCCAGGTCCAGTCATACCTCAAACCCAATGACGCCATGCCTTGAACTGGATGATAAAAACAACAAGGACAAAACATCATTAGAGATAACTGCACTTGGCACAAGTATACAGCAACATGGAACCAATCGCGATAGTTCATCATTGCTGCAATGCATGTAAGATCCGTATAAATATTTATGGCATGGTTTGCTGTTGCTGTTCCTAAAGGGGTCCTGTAGATTCCTTGCATATTTTTTTCCTGGGAAGGTTTGCGTTGGATTGCATCCTGTCAAGAGAACACGGATGAGAATGTACTAGTATGAAACCAAGTTGTTCCAAATGAACATTGCAAATGGAGGTGCAAAACCAAGTTGTTCCAAATGAACATTGTAAATAGAGGTGCGACTGACCAGCGAACCGGAGAACTAGACTCGAAATGTCCTTGCAATGCTGCAAACTAGGCAGAGAACAGCAGTTGAAAGTAACATGGACCAGTTGGTGAGCTACTGAACAACAGGTGCATGCACAACTATAATTTCTTCATATCAAACTGCAGTGCGGTCTCGTTATGTTCTTCAGAAAAGGATGGTGCTCTGGTTGAGCCTTTGTGAAGCTGTGGTTTACCATTCAGCAATGCATCTTTTTTTTTTTGGTAGCGTAGCTGCACTGAGTTAGCATATCTATTGTTTTTTCTTGAAAAATAATGTCAGTTTGTTCACTTGGTAGACGATTAGTGGTTCAGGGGTGAATTTGCCCTGTGCCTAAATTGAGTTACAAGGTAACAGTATTGAGCAAGAAAGAGTAACTTTTTCTCTTCAGCAACTAATTATTACGAATGCGCTATGCATTGAGAAGGTAAGCCATACCAAGCAAAGCAGTCAATCCCCCAGGCAATGTGTTCAAATGTTGGTTCAGCTTGTTCAAACACACTCCATCCTCCGGAAACATTCTATACCTAAATTACATTACAAGGTAACAGCCACAATTTACAAGCTGTCAAAATCTGGCGGTTTATAATCAAAAGCTGCTAACTAACAGGCTGTACTCTACTTCTACATTTCTCAGACCAATATTCAAACTTCTTTGACTAAAACAGGCAATGAAACTATGGATAACTCATATATACAAGCACAATGTAGGATTTCCATGTTTTCAGTTAGATTGGAGTTCTATGATTATATCATTATGTAGTCACTTCAGATCAAGGGCTGTAAAGTGCAGCTCGACAAATTAACCGCAATATAACTAGGGGTCAACATTATATATGTTTCAGCAATCGAGCATCCATGTACTGAGCAACAATGAGTAACTTTTTCTCTTAGCCAAGTCTCTATTCGAAATGCACGGTTATGTAAAGGTTAAATGGAGAGCTTCTTTTGGATCTTTCAGAAGACAACAGCAGTATGTATTTTAATATCAATAACACTTATGCAGAGTATTCGTTTGAAAGAATGTAATTCCAGAAAATGAAGGTCATTAGTTAATGCAGAACTAGTAAACATTTAGTCTGCCAGCACTGGTGTTAAGACTTCATCTGCCTAAGTTTGTTATGTGTGCTCCTGCCAAAAAACGTAACTAGGTCCTCTACCGGAAGAGCCCCAGGGTTACAACTATTTCGAAATCATCAACACGTCTTTAAAAAAAAAACAGGTAAATCTTGGCATTCCCAAGTATCAATGCAACTCCTTCTGCAGACATATCTTGTACTACGAAGTAAGAAGGCAACTTGCCATCATTCAGACTTCACACATGATGAACTCATCATTTAAATGGTTCCAAAACTTCTCCAGTACCAACTCATGGTGTTTACGGAACTTTCCAGTACTAACTAAGATGTCCTATGCATTCTTCAGATATTACAGAATATTGCCGCAACTTACCCAGATGTATTCCTTACACTTCTTCATCAAGTTCATTTAGTATGGATAAGCATTTATTAAACCAAGGAACATGCCAGTAACTTGCACAGTCCGGCAGTTGTGAACGCAGTCTTGGGAATGTCTCTTCATCAGATCTTCAATTGGCACCACCAACTTCATAGAAAAGGACATTCTAAAACACATATCATAAATAGACCGATCCTTGAAAACTTTCAACAGCTAGAATATCACAAGAAAAAGCTCTTCACCAGCTGCTTCTCGGCGTGAGTAACTCTGCAACAACTTCTTGGTCAAAGGTGGAGGTCTGGCTCAGCTCAGTGAGTAACTTTGCGAGCTTCCTTGGTTGTATCTCAGTGTCAAAATCTCTTCACCAGCTGCTTCTCGGCGTGATTGAATATGTAACGACATGTATAGTGTGTGGCACTGTTTGCTTTACCGACAGCTCTCGGTGTGGCAGTCTTAACGCTTCTGAGGGCAATTCTTGGCTATGTGGCCTTCTTCATTGCATTTGAAGCATGTAAACACTCGTGTTGGACAGCTCTTGGCCATGTGCCCTTCCTGACCACAACTAACACAGTGGACATTCGATTTAGGCTTCATTGCTGATGATTGGTTCTGAGGGCAATTCTGGGATGTGTGGCCTTCTTCATTGCATTTATAGCATGTAAACACCCATGTTGGACAGCTCTTGACCCTGTGCCCTTCCTCACCACACCTTACACAGTGGACATTCGATTTAGGCTTCATTTCTGATGATTGGTTCTGAGGGCACTTCCTGGATATGTGGCCTTCTTCATTGCATTTGTAGCATATAAACACCCGTGTTGGACAGCTCTTGGCCCTGTGCCCATCCTCACCACACCTTACACAGTGGACATTCGATTTAGGCTTCATTTCTGATGATTGGTTCTGAGGGCAATTCCTGGATGTGTGGCCTTCTTCATTGCATTTGTAGCATGTAAACACCCGTGTTGGACAGCTCTTGGCCGAGTGCCCTTCCTGACCACACCTTACACAATGGACAACCGATGCCAGCTTCATTTCTGATGACTGTTTAGCAATACCAGGGTCCTGTTCTTCTAATACTTTGGACATGTTGGAGGATGTAACTATAGTGCTGCTCTCTTCTACTTCTTTTGACGTGTTGCCAGATATAGCTCCGAACTTCTGCGGACACATATGGGCATTGTGACCTTCTTCACGGCTTGTAAAGCAAATTGTACTAGAGTTGTTGGCGGTCAGTACTTTTCCTTCTGATTTTGCGGAACACTTGGCAGgtgtagatgatgggttgcgttGTTTTGATAGTGCAAGCCGCAGAGCAGCTTGGAAGTTCTCTCTCTGACCCTGAAATGCCTCAGTCAATACTGAATTCAAGGGGCACTGAGCAAGATAATGATCCTGACATTCACAGATAAAGCATTTAACTTCGCCCAATCGGCACTCTCCATCGTCATGATGCTCGTCGCAGCTTGAGCAACTGAGACCATGTGTACTGGTACTATGCCCTATCTCTCCACAGCGGGTGCAAGCGCAATTCTCCGACTTGTTCTGCTGGCAACACCACATGCTACAGTGGCCATTTTTGCCACAGACTGTGCAAATGATTCTGTGCTCTTGATCCTTGAAACGGCACTTACTACTGTAATGTCCTTCCTTGCCACAGACCAAACAAGTGATTACCCCGTTCTTTTTGTCCTGAAGGTACCTACTTTCTACATCTTGTTCGTATGGGTTGAATGTCAGAAAGAATTGACCTCCTGAAACATGGAAATCATTCCTCTCTGGTGAGGGGGTGAGTGAACCACCATTCCGTGTAGGCCACTCTTGTGAAGAGTGGCCTTGGTACCAAGAGGGATGGCATGCGATGTGCTCTGTTGTGCCGCCTTCCCATGGACTTGTATGTTGGTTACTGCAAAAGCGGAAATCATTTTGCCTCCCTAGCGAGGGGGTGAGTGAACCACCATTCCGTGTAGGCCACTCTTGTGAAGAGTGGCCTTGGTACCAAGAGGAATGCCATGCGATGTGCTCTGTTGTGCCGCCTTCCCATGGACTTTTATGTTGGTTACTGCAAAAGCGGAAATCTTTTTGCCTCCCTGGCGAGGTAGTGAGCGAACCATAATTCCATGGAGGACACTCTTGCGAAGACTGGCCTTGGTACTCAGAGGAATGGCATGTGATGTGCTTCGCTGTACCGCCTTCCCATGGACTTTCATGTTGGCTAGTGCAAAAGCGGCGGCTGAGGTCTGCGTTagtctcccactttctttttgaCCCGATTTCCTGACTCTTGATAGATAACCCATTGGTTTCCATTTGAATTGTCTCTGACCAGGGATAACAGATAAGAGGGGAAAACATGAGACAAGGAAAAATCTAGTTTGAGTAGTAGGATAAAAATGACATTGTAGAAGTCACTGTGTAGATGCAACAGAATATAGCCCAAACAGCTAAACAGCATCCACTGATGTACATGCATACAAGGCCTCAACAATACAGGTGCAAACAATGCCTCAACTGTCGATGTGAAAATCTAACATATGAAGAGAGGGGCTAATCATCAGGTTGCGTGTGTTGGATATTACTGCTAAGAGAGAGATTGTAAGAAGATAACTTTGTGATGTACAAAGCTCCCTCCTTCCAAAAGAAAGAAAAGCTAAACAGGGCAATGCTTGAGCTGCAGCCAATTGCTTAATGAGCAGTGCGAtatatgctccctccgttcctaaatataagaccttttagagaTTCCAAATATGGACTACGTATGGAGCAACATGAGtcaatctacactctaaaatatgtctatatacatccgtatgtagtccgtattgaaatctctaaaagggcttatatttagaaATGGAGGCAGTATTTGATAAGATAtggataagaagaagaaaaaaaaagtggCTGATGAAACACATGGTAGGATTGAAGGCCTGCCTAATCACGAGGCAGAAGAAAGAGGGTTCAGTGGGACTGCTCTGCTATGAACTCTTGGAATTCACTCTCTGTTTCCACCCAACGCGCGCACCAAATCAGCTGCCTATTCTGAGGATCTAAACGGAAGGGGATTGGATCAACGGAAGATAAGTGAGATCCACGGTGAGATACCTGAGGGGCGTGAGCAGCGGTGAGCAGGACAAGGGAgacccggcggcggcggcggcggcggcggcgatggttGCGCAGCAGCAAGCTCGGGCGGCGGGGTCAACAACCGGAGTGCCGTCTTGCGTTTCGATTCTGAACCTTTGTTGGGGATGGGAAATAGAAGCAGCAACGAGTAGGGATGAGGGATTGAGGAAAGGGTAAACAAGAACACTGTTGGAGCATCGACTTTGCAAATCCGGCCAAACGTCCTCTTTCGAGTTTCTCATATTTTAACCCTTAAGATCCATCAGAGATAGCCCCGCGGTGATCCGGACTTGCGCGTAGCCTCCGGCAGTAGAAATGGCTCGCTCTTCACCCGGCAGCATAGGGGCATGGCTACTAGGCGGAAGGGGGTGGAAAGTGGCAGCGGCGGTGGACAGGCGGAGAAAAATATGGATGGTAGGGTTTCAGCGTCGCCGGTCGACTTAAATAGCCGGACTAGGCACTACTCGGCCGCCGAAGCGGTGACATCGGTCCGACGGAGGAGACAAGCTTTGGACCACTGGGTTTCCGGGCGTTTCCGCATGGGACTCTGCTGTCAGTCCGATGTGGTGGGCGCCCCCGGGTGCTCCCATATCTGCCTCATATTTGGGCTAAATATGAGGGGTGCCGGAGCTAGTGTAAGAGGTTCGGATTCGACCTCTCGATGATAAAGTATATTTGATTCGTCTCgaagcgtatctataatttttttattgttttatgctattatAATATCAATTTTAAATACTTTTTATAGCATTTTTTTCTGGGCTAACCTATTCATTCAGTGCTCAGAGCGAGTTGttgttttctacatgtttttgACTTCGGAGGTCAAAATATACCAAGGATTTAATATGATTTTTCCAAGTTACGAAGATTCTAGAAAATGCCGAGAGAGGCCAGGGTGCCATACTAGGCCCCCACGCGGCCAAGCCACGCGACCAGGGGCCCACCCACATGGAGAGGCCGTGTGGGGTCAATGGGCCCCTCGGTCCGTACATTTGCTGGCGTTTTGAGGGTCcgcattggagatgcccttagcaGGGTCTCGAAAAATTGAACATTAAAAAAAGGGAGAGGCCAAAGATATTTACACATGAATTtggtttttgttgttgttgtggaGCTCAACTCTTCAAGTATTCATCATGAAACTTTAAACACATGTAGAATACATCCTTGTGTACTTCTGTATACTTTCAGATATTTTGTAAACTTTAAAAATATGATTTGCAATTAAAAAAAATAACAGAAAGGGGCTCCAAAACACCTCACTCCCAAAGATGAGCCCTCAAGAGCGCACAGTTTCAGCCCTTATACAGACAAGCCATGAAACCTAGTGAGCAAAATACGAACGCCGGATAATTCGAATTACACATGGCAAGTTTCCACTTTCCATCCTCTGTCCTGTCTACTGATGCCCTGTTACAGACACATAGATAATAATCATAAGTAGAACTCCGAAATATTCAAGCAAATGAAGCTAGCCCCTTCTTTCTGAAGATAACAGAAGTGACACGATAACTATACGTTCATCTTCAATGATAACTTGAAAGTAAGCCTTAGTAAGCAAAGCAGTGAATCGCCCAGGCGATGGACTAGTGCTCAAATGTTGGTTCTATACCTAATTTTACGCTACTGTACAAGGTAATCTGCTAAGTGCTAATCTGGCGCTTTATAAGCAAAAGCTGGTAAATGCAAACTAACAGACAGTACCCTACATTAGCATTTTTCAGTTCAAAGCAACGAAACTTGGGGCATACTCATGTACAAGCACAATGTAGGGTTTCCACATTATATCAACATTATATATGTTCCagcaatcgacccccccccccctgtaTTGAGCAAGGATGAGTAACCTTTTTCTCTTCGGCAAATTGTTATTCTGAATGCATGTTATGGAATGGTTAAGTGGAGAGCTTATTTTGGATCTTGAGAAGACAGCAGTAGTACGTATTTCGATACAAATAAAACTTATACAGAGGATTCGTTTGAAAGAAAGTAATTGCAGTACTTTGAAGGTTATTAGTTAGTGCAGGACTAGTAAACATTCGGTCTGCCAACACTGGTCTTTTTAAGCCTTCATCTGCCTAAGTTTGTTATGTGTGCTCCTGCCAAAAAACTTCACTAGGCCCTCTACcagaaacaaaacaaaaaggtCCTTACCCAGATGTATCCCGTACACTTGTTCATCAAGTGCATGAAGTATGGAGAAGCATTTACTACCAAGGAATATGCCAGTAAACTTGCACAATGCAAGTGGTTGTGAATCCCATCTTGGGAATGTCTTCTCATCAGATCATCAATTGGCACCAATATCATCTCAGAGAAAGACATTCCAAAAACACATGATATAAAATGCCCTTCCTTGAAAACTTTTCAACCGCTAGAGTATCTAAAGAAAAAGACGGTAACTGTGCAGTAACTTTTTAGTCAAGGGAGGAGGTCTGGCTCAGCTCAGTGAGTATCTTTTCCCTTGGTTGTATCTTTAGTGCCAAGATCTCTTCCCAAGCTGCTTCTCGGCGTGATTGAAAATGTAATGCCATGGATAGTCATTATGAGTACTACTGTTTGCTTTACCGATAGCTCTTGGTGGAACAGTCTTAACGCTTCTGGTGCTTCTGAGGGCATCGATTGGCGCAGTGGCCTTCTTCCTTGCAACGGAAGCATGTAACCACTCGTGTTGATGTGTTGTCTACTGTAACCAAAGGACTAGACTTGTGGACGGTCTATGATTGATGTTTCAACGGACACTTCTTGCGCCTGTGCCCTTCCTCACCACACCTTACACATCGGACATTCGATTTACGCTTCATTTCTGATGATTTCTGGCCCTTCTGAGGGCATTTCTTGGCTTTGTGGCCTTCTTCATTGCATAAGGAGCATATAAACACTCGTGTTGGACAGCCCTTGGCCCTGTGCCCTTCCTGACCACAGCTAACACATCGAAGAACCCACTTCATTTCTGATGAATGTTTAGCAGTACCAGGGTCCTGTTCTTCCAATACTTTGGACATGTTGGAGGATGTAGCTATAGTGCTTCTCTCTTCTAATTTTTTTGACGCGTTGCCAGATATAGCTCCGAACTTCTGCGGACACATACGGGCATCGTGACCTTCTTCACGGTATGTAAAGCACATCCTTTTCTTCCCTTCTGTTTTTGTTTTACATGTTCTAACCATTGGACTAGACTTGTTGGGGGTCAGTACTTTTGTTTTTGAGGGGCAACACTGATCGTACAATATCGGCTTCCTTTCTGATGATTGTTTAGCAGTACCTGTATCAGGGTCCCGTTCTTCTAATTCTTTGGACAGGTTGGCCGATGTAGCtatagtgttgctctcttcaaaTTCTTCGGACTGGCAGGGGCTGTTCTGAGGACACTGAAAGGCAAAGTGACCTTCTTCACGGCATGTAAAGCAAATTGGACTAGACTTGTTGGCGGTCAGTACTCTTCCTTCTGATTTTGCGTAACACTTGGCAGgtgtagatgatgggttgcgttGTTTTGATAGTGCAAGCCGCAGAGCCGCTTGGAAGTTGTCTCTCTGGCCCTGAAATGCCTCAGTCAATACTAAATTCAAGGTGCACTGAGCAAGATAATGATCCTGACATTCACAGATAAAGCATTTAACTTGGCTTAAACGGCACTCTCCATCGTCATGATACTCGTCACAGCTTGAGCAACCGAGACCATGTGTATTGGTAGTATGCCCTATCTCTCCACAGCGGGTGCAAGCTCGATTCTCCGACTTGTTCTGCTGGCAACACCACATGCTACAGTGGCCATTTTTGCTACAGACCGCGCAAATGATTTTGTGCTCTTGGTCCTTGAAATGGCACTCAGAACTGTAATGTCCTTCATTGCCACAGACCAAACAAGTGATTACACCGTTCTTTTTGTCCTGAATGTACCTACTTTCCAGATCTTGTTGGTATGGGCTGGACGTCAGAAAGAATCGATCTCCTGAAACATGGAAATTATTTTGCCTCCCTGGCGAGGGGGTGAGTGAAGCACCATTCCATGGAGGCCTCTGTTGCGGATAGTGGCCTTGGTACCCAAAGGAATGCCATGCGATGTGCTTCGCTGTATGTTGGTGTTggttctcccactttctttttgaCCCGATTTCCTGACTCTTGGCAGATGATCCCATCTGGTTAATTGTTTCTGACCAGGGATAACAGACAAGAGGAGAAAACATGAGACAAGGAAGAATGTAGTTTGAGGTGTACGATGAAACAATTGATATTCTAGACGCTGCTGTGTAGATGCAACAGAATATAGCCCATACAGCTAAAGAGCATCCGCTGATGTGCATGCAAACAAACAAATTGTCTTTTTTGAATCTCCAAATGTACATCGAGTTTTTAGCTGAATTTTTTCGGAGTTGTAGACATACCCCACATGAATGTTActatcaaacaatttcagatttttttgaaatgACTAGATGGTGTTGATCTCCCTCACGATCTCACCTAAATGTGAGATCTCATACAAGTCTCCCCCACTATATAGTATAGGTGCAAAACAAATGCCTTAACCATATATTTGTGTTTGAGCAAAGGTGTTGATATCCTCCTACTGCCGATGCGAAAAATCTAACATGTGAAGAGAGAGGCTGTAACAGCATAATTCTGTGATGTACAAAGCTCTGTCCTTTGTAAAGAAAGAAACGACTAACAGGGCAATTGCTTCAGTAGCAGTCAATTTTGCTTGTTTTGTGCTGCCAGAAGCAACAGCAAATTGCTTAATGAGCAGCGTGATATACTAAGATATGAAAGAGGGGGGATGAACAAATCGGATTCAGGACCTAATCATGGGGAAGAATTCATTCACCGTTTCAACCTACCGCATGCACCGAATCACCTGTCGAATTAGTGGATGCAGGCGGGATAATAATCGATCTAAAATCTAAAATCTAAATGGAAGGGGAATGGATCAAGAAAAGACGGGGGAGACACACGAGGAGATGGGAAGCGTAAGGCCTACTACCTGAGGGCAGGGGAGCAGGAGAAGGGagccccggcggcggcggcgacgacgacggtggtgaactgGTGGCGGCGGGGTCGACAGCCGGCGGCGGCTGCTCTGCTGTTTTGGTTGGGAATTGAAGCAAGCAGGCCGTGGTGGGGATGACGAACAGGGTAAACAAggctttcttcttctttttcttttttttttgtggAGACAAAGTTCCTTCTTTTTGTGGTGCTCGCTACGTTTTTTTTCGTTTTTGGTTCCTTCTATTCTTTCTTCGATTTGTTTTGTTTTTCACTGGTTTTCTTCgggtttttttttatttttttcttcgcTTTACTTTGGTTTCTTTGTTTTCTCATTGATTTTATTTTGGTTTATTCTTTCTTTCGCTATGCTTTGGTTTCTTTGTTTTCTCAATACAAtaggttttctttttctttttagtcGGGTTTTATCTGGGTTTTTTTTTCAACGCATGTCTACTTTTTCCCAGTACACAGTGTACATTTTATAGCACACATGATACAATTTTATGATACACGCTACACATTTTCCAAATGGGTGACAAATAACTTTTTAAACTCATGTTTTGAACAGTTTTTAAATCcatggattttttttcaaatacacaaaaatatttcttttaaactaatccctccgatccatattaattgtcgctgATTTAGTATAAATTTGCACTAGATCGGCGATGATTAATATGAATTGGACGGCATAAACATTGCTTTTACATtgtataatttttttaaaaaatcataGAATTTTTTTGGAAACATGCGGATATTTATTGAAAGTCATGATACGATTTTTCGTGGAAATGTTTTAACCAACATGAATTTTTCTTACATATTttatatatcattttttaaaTGCGTGAACATTTTCATGATATGCGGGAATGTTTCCATCAAATTTGATATACATTTTGAGTGGCATGAAACAATTTTTTTTGCattatcaaaaataaaataaaattttgtaCGCACTTTTTAATAATTTCGCATGCATTTGTTTTTTAAACACGGGAAGTTTTTTATTGCCACAAATATTTTTTTGAATGTTGTCAACTTTTACATTTTTTAGGGATATCAACATTTGAATACACTATCCCTCTCGCCAGGGTTTGTTCCTTCTCTCGCTGACTTCGCTGGTGTAGAGCTTTCTCTCCTCCTATTCATCCATCCTCACTGATGAGGACATCCCAACCATGGACACCACACCACCAATCATCAACGGGTCAATTACAAGAAGTCGCGCAATGCAAATATATGATCAAGTGAACACTAACTTAAGTTTACCATTTGACCTTGAAAACATGGTTGTGCCTTCACCTCCTTTGTTGTTGGTTGAACTCAGGTGCAATGTCGAAGAAGGCCAAACACATTTCAATTCGTGCAAAACAATGTTTTATGGTGAAGAAACAAAGTTAGGAGTTCATGAAGAAATGAGTTGTCTGCTGAAGAAACATTGTTCCGACTCTGGCGAAACAATGTTTTGCACGAGTTTGGATATCCCAACTTGTGAAAGGTTTTCAGAACTCGAGTTTGTTGCTGAAGGAAACATTGTTCGACCCCAGTGAACAATGTTTGGTCGGGAACTGCCAACCACCTCCGATGAGAGATTTCCAGAAGATACCTCATCAAGTCTCGAAACCATTTAGTCCTACCAAAGTTGGTTCTCTTTCACATCTAAGCTGGTTCCCAAAGCTAGTTTTGTTTTCACACCTATCAAGGGGGGTTGTCCCGATTATAAATAGGCTAGCTCTTCCCTTGTTGGGGACTTTTGCCATTTCTATCAAAGACCCAAGACATAGACTCCTCCTGAGATTGGAGAGCTCTTGTTATCCTTATTCTCGTGATTCCTTGAGAAATTGCTCCTAATTCGTGCTCCACGACTAGATCGTATTGTGTGGGTTAGAGTTCGTGATTTCCCTTGCGGATTGCACCTATCCCGTGCTCCATGACTTGAGCGTGGTTGTGTGAGGTAGTATTGCGGGTTGTGGATCAGCGAATGTTCGGATTGCAGGATTCGGTGAGCATCCTCCTCGTCGCGTCATAATCTCTTATTTTCTGTTTTTCGGCTGCTTGCAACTTGTTATCCGCATCCATTTATCGATCCTACGCCGTGAAGATCGGACCTCCC
This genomic window contains:
- the LOC109743352 gene encoding uncharacterized protein, with the translated sequence METNGLSIKSQEIGSKRKWETNADLSRRFCTSQHESPWEGGTAKHITCHSSEYQGQSSQECPPWNYGSLTTSPGRQKDFRFCSNQHKSPWEGGTTEHIAWHSSWYQGHSSQEWPTRNGGSLTPSLGRQNDFRFCSNQHTSPWEGGTTEHIACHPSWYQGHSSQEWPTRNGGSLTPSPERNDFHVSGGQFFLTFNPYEQDVESRYLQDKKNGVITCLVCGKEGHYSSKCRFKDQEHRIICTVCGKNGHCSMWCCQQNKSENCACTRCGEIGHSTSTHGLSCSSCDEHHDDGECRLGEVKCFICECQDHYLAQCPLNSVLTEAFQGQRENFQAALRLALSKQRNPSSTPAKCSAKSEGKVLTANNSSTICFTSREEGHNAHMCPQKFGAISGNTSKEVEESSTIVTSSNMSKVLEEQDPGIAKQSSEMKLASVVHCVRCGQEGHSAKSCPTRVFTCYKCNEEGHTSRNCPQNQSSEMKPKSNVHCVRCGEDGHRAKSCPTRVFICYKCNEEGHISRKCPQNQSSEMKPKSNVHCVRCGEEGHRVKSCPTWVFTCYKCNEEGHTSQNCPQNQSSAMKPKSNVHCVSCGQEGHMAKSCPTRVFTCFKCNEEGHIAKNCPQKR
- the LOC109743353 gene encoding uncharacterized protein, whose amino-acid sequence is MGSSAKSQEIGSKRKWENQHQHTAKHIAWHSFGYQGHYPQQRPPWNGASLTPSPGRQNNFHVSGDRFFLTSSPYQQDLESRYIQDKKNGVITCLVCGNEGHYSSECHFKDQEHKIICAVCSKNGHCSMWCCQQNKSENRACTRCGEIGHTTNTHGLGCSSCDEYHDDGECRLSQVKCFICECQDHYLAQCTLNLVLTEAFQGQRDNFQAALRLALSKQRNPSSTPAKCYAKSEGRVLTANKSSPICFTCREEGHFAFQCPQNSPCQSEEFEESNTIATSANLSKELEERDPDTGTAKQSSERKPILYDQCCPSKTKVLTPNKSSPMVRTCKTKTEGKKRMCFTYREEGHDARMCPQKFGAISGNASKKLEERSTIATSSNMSKVLEEQDPGTAKHSSEMKWVLRCVSCGQEGHRAKGCPTRVFICSLCNEEGHKAKKCPQKGQKSSEMKRKSNVRCVRCGEEGHRRKKCPLKHQS